A genomic window from Anthocerotibacter panamensis C109 includes:
- a CDS encoding cyclic nucleotide-binding domain-containing protein, translating into METVVGHYLLEFLSQRTFLFRDQPVERLAQYFSEESLTLQKLYPNRPIFMSHQPEEDLDTLYIVYAGGPVIARSAPLDRVICLIYEGGSFGEQDLPFSYGPAWTAFPTLFEPYKSTTVLKIALTALMQMYREVPQFQARYEEVFRLRCQFNYHLLNIGPYPPQAVAALLRAVIYQERFLGFQPHSAHGQEYYELDLPSDLISRACQLNQRTVEQVLEGMRAQKLLAPPQLDDSDLIRVIDPEALKEVYGATRHKVSWWPLRK; encoded by the coding sequence ATGGAGACCGTTGTCGGTCATTATCTTCTAGAATTCTTAAGCCAGCGGACGTTTCTCTTTCGTGATCAACCTGTGGAGCGTCTGGCTCAGTATTTTTCTGAGGAATCGCTCACCCTCCAGAAGCTTTATCCCAACCGGCCTATCTTCATGTCCCATCAGCCAGAGGAAGACCTCGACACGCTCTATATTGTCTATGCGGGAGGCCCGGTGATTGCCCGCAGTGCTCCTTTAGACCGGGTAATTTGTCTCATCTATGAGGGAGGTTCCTTTGGAGAACAGGACTTGCCCTTCTCTTATGGTCCGGCTTGGACCGCTTTTCCCACCCTTTTTGAGCCCTACAAGAGCACCACAGTCCTCAAAATCGCCCTGACAGCGCTGATGCAGATGTACCGGGAGGTTCCGCAGTTTCAGGCTCGCTACGAGGAAGTTTTTCGCCTGCGCTGTCAGTTCAACTATCACCTGCTCAACATCGGCCCCTACCCGCCTCAAGCAGTGGCTGCTTTATTGCGCGCGGTGATCTATCAGGAGCGCTTTTTGGGCTTCCAACCCCACAGCGCCCATGGGCAGGAGTACTACGAACTAGACTTGCCCAGTGATCTGATCAGTCGGGCTTGCCAACTCAATCAGCGGACGGTAGAGCAAGTCTTGGAAGGGATGCGGGCGCAGAAACTCCTCGCTCCACCCCAACTCGATGACAGCGACTTGATCCGCGTCATTGATCCCGAAGCGCTCAAAGAGGTCTATGGGGCGACACGGCACAAAGTTTCGTGGTGGCCGCTGCGAAAATAA
- the pyrC gene encoding dihydroorotase — protein sequence MQRITLTRPDDWHLHLREGAALAAVLPDTARVFGRAMIMPNLAPPVTTTARALSYRAEIQAQVPKEQTFTPLMTLYLTPQTSPDEIIQAKASGLVYGLKLYPAGATTNSAHGVVSLRGLEPVLAQMEEVDLPLLVHGEVVRPEVDIFDRERVFITEDLAPLVERFPRLRVVFEHITTLEAVHFIRQARPGVAATVTAHHLLLNRNAMLVGGIRPHYYCLPVLKREVHRLALVEAATSGNPRFFLGTDSAPHARHRKETACGCAGSYTALCALELYAEVFEKAGALDKLEGFASFYGADFYGLPRNLDTITLQKQPWTIPAQVPFGSDTLIPFRAGEEVFWQVVSP from the coding sequence ATGCAGCGCATAACTTTGACGCGCCCCGACGATTGGCACCTCCATCTGCGCGAGGGGGCCGCACTAGCAGCAGTCCTCCCTGATACTGCCCGAGTCTTTGGACGGGCCATGATCATGCCCAATCTAGCTCCCCCGGTCACCACGACCGCTCGGGCGCTCAGCTACCGCGCCGAAATCCAGGCACAGGTGCCCAAGGAGCAAACCTTCACCCCTTTGATGACCCTGTACCTCACCCCCCAAACCAGCCCCGACGAAATTATTCAGGCCAAAGCGAGTGGCTTGGTATACGGGCTCAAGCTCTATCCTGCCGGGGCGACGACCAATTCTGCCCACGGAGTGGTCTCCTTGAGAGGGCTGGAACCTGTCTTGGCACAAATGGAGGAAGTGGACCTGCCGCTACTGGTTCATGGGGAGGTAGTGCGTCCTGAGGTGGATATCTTTGACCGGGAGCGGGTTTTTATCACGGAGGATCTGGCTCCTTTGGTGGAGCGGTTCCCGCGCCTCAGAGTGGTTTTTGAGCACATCACCACCCTGGAGGCGGTGCACTTCATCCGGCAGGCTCGTCCCGGCGTCGCTGCTACGGTCACCGCCCACCATCTGCTGCTCAACCGCAACGCTATGCTGGTTGGGGGCATCCGCCCGCACTACTACTGTCTGCCTGTCCTCAAGCGCGAGGTGCACCGTCTGGCTTTGGTCGAGGCGGCGACGAGTGGCAATCCCCGGTTCTTTTTGGGTACCGACAGCGCCCCTCATGCTCGCCACCGCAAAGAAACGGCCTGTGGCTGCGCCGGGAGTTACACGGCGCTCTGTGCTCTCGAACTCTACGCCGAGGTCTTCGAAAAGGCAGGAGCCTTGGACAAACTGGAAGGTTTTGCCAGTTTTTATGGTGCAGATTTCTATGGTCTGCCGCGCAACCTCGATACCATCACCCTCCAGAAGCAGCCCTGGACCATTCCCGCTCAGGTACCTTTTGGAAGCGATACCCTGATCCCTTTTCGGGCCGGGGAAGAAGTTTTCTGGCAGGTAGTTTCACCTTGA
- a CDS encoding ABC transporter ATP-binding protein codes for MAALIQALDLTFSYRGGAPVLRGVNFSAQVGELVLIAGATGSGKSTFLNCLMGIAPHYTGGTLAGELCYRGQSLVGSTIRERTRHIGSLLQNVETQLFTDRVEAEVAFGLENLNVSPDLMPKTIAMLLAEFGLSKQRTWSLKQLSAGQKQRLVLACVLAMNQSVLLLDEPFAYLDQAGCALLLEVLAQRVERGQTVILVEHRVELLTSYAHRVYHFAQGQLVAGLPRLSFPPPMPVPAPCEQVVLRTRGLGYGAYPAYPDLTAYQGETLLLKGANGCGKTTLLKLLSGLLKPTVGSLELLGQEVRAQSASTRARAVGFVLQNPNHQLFAESVLEELQQPSVDLQHAEELLAGLKLTALSHQHPQALSQGQKRRLALGAVLARQPRICLLDEITVGQDPESLHWMLLTVRKFTERGGTLILTSHDPRAGAYLGARSQSLG; via the coding sequence ATGGCAGCGCTGATCCAAGCTCTGGACCTCACGTTTAGCTATCGTGGGGGAGCCCCTGTCCTGCGGGGGGTTAACTTTAGTGCACAGGTGGGGGAGTTGGTCCTCATCGCCGGGGCGACCGGTAGCGGTAAGAGCACTTTTCTCAATTGTCTGATGGGCATCGCCCCCCATTACACCGGAGGAACCTTGGCGGGGGAGCTTTGCTATCGGGGGCAGTCCCTGGTTGGCAGTACTATCCGCGAACGGACCCGCCACATCGGCAGCCTCCTCCAGAATGTGGAGACCCAACTTTTTACGGACCGAGTTGAGGCGGAAGTGGCTTTTGGGCTGGAAAATCTGAACGTGTCCCCGGACCTCATGCCCAAAACAATAGCCATGCTTCTGGCAGAATTTGGACTGAGCAAACAGCGCACCTGGAGCCTCAAACAGCTCTCCGCCGGTCAAAAACAGCGCCTTGTCCTCGCTTGCGTCCTGGCGATGAACCAATCGGTCTTGCTGTTGGATGAGCCCTTCGCCTACTTGGATCAGGCGGGCTGTGCTCTGCTCCTGGAAGTCCTTGCTCAACGCGTTGAGCGCGGTCAGACCGTCATTCTGGTTGAGCATCGGGTAGAACTGCTCACGAGCTACGCGCATCGGGTCTACCACTTTGCTCAAGGACAACTCGTCGCAGGGCTCCCACGGCTAAGTTTTCCACCCCCTATGCCGGTCCCGGCTCCTTGCGAACAGGTTGTACTTCGGACGCGGGGGCTGGGCTACGGAGCTTATCCAGCATACCCGGACCTGACGGCGTATCAGGGAGAAACCTTGCTGCTCAAGGGCGCTAATGGCTGTGGCAAGACGACCCTGCTCAAACTCCTGAGTGGCCTTCTCAAGCCAACGGTGGGCTCCCTTGAGCTATTGGGTCAGGAGGTCCGCGCTCAGTCTGCCAGTACCCGCGCCCGCGCCGTAGGTTTTGTCTTACAAAATCCCAACCACCAACTTTTCGCTGAAAGCGTCCTGGAGGAATTGCAACAGCCCAGTGTAGACCTCCAACACGCCGAAGAACTCCTAGCGGGACTCAAACTCACCGCTTTGAGCCACCAACATCCCCAAGCCCTCTCTCAAGGCCAAAAACGCCGTCTTGCGCTGGGGGCGGTCCTTGCCCGTCAGCCCCGAATTTGCCTGCTGGATGAAATCACCGTAGGCCAAGACCCTGAATCCCTGCACTGGATGCTGCTGACGGTGCGCAAGTTCACCGAGCGCGGAGGGACGCTGATCCTCACCAGTCATGATCCCCGAGCAGGAGCCTATTTGGGTGCTCGAAGCCAGTCCCTTGGCTGA
- a CDS encoding PAS domain-containing sensor histidine kinase, with amino-acid sequence MDNALKLLTLWSAQAAYATAPAPLLQQAATLLGTELQAHHSLLFTVREGEVQDDCFGHQTPSLPALQPDLALLQSVLGQQESQRTASTLLVPASYAGEVLALIYLERDHGPWTPEEQDLVEAVALPLAAALKRLRQDEQEARKRRGMERQLRAMVEENSAPILIYDRDGVIQLWNAAAESLYGWTAQEAIGRTIYDVINSPEDRERQRQTIQQVFAGQVSYLQEWHDLDRYGRPRYVLATDFPFEDGDGHIVAGVCTNIDITDRVRDEMRRKQAEETLRRSEQKLSLHIQQTPLAAIEWDLDFRVTEWNPGAERIFGYSRSEILGCSACDTLVPESAKAHVLYVLSELLANQGGKRSTNKNLTQDGRIITCEWYNTPLIDPAGRVIGVASLVQDITDRVEFERERVHLLRQLEQERGLLEAVLQQMPAGVIIAAAPSGRIILSNKQVEQMLLRPVPFLFGFEEYPQGLPSDEPQHPKAWLLVRALVKGEVVTGEELSYERPDGATGVLHVSAAPVRDRDGQIIAGVVTFHDITAAKRLEEERKQADDLRCEALAQRLALERVEIQMHELQKLNQLKDDFLSTVSHELRTPMTNMKVAIQLLKLAADTQGSVYLNILEAECNRETELINDLLDLQRLEAGTKPLTPESIILTEWLPGLLKPFYNRVREHQQSLHLDIGSGLEPLISDRNSLERILVELVNNACKYTPPAGHIQVWVAAGTGASLKFSISNTGTGIAPEELPRIFEKFYRIPERDPWRQGGTGLGLALVHRLVEQMQGTILVRSEEGCTVFTVTVPRILATVPTRKSHA; translated from the coding sequence ATGGATAACGCCTTGAAACTACTCACGCTATGGTCTGCCCAGGCCGCCTATGCCACCGCTCCTGCTCCCCTTTTACAGCAGGCTGCCACGCTGCTGGGGACAGAGCTACAGGCCCATCACAGCCTTCTTTTCACGGTCCGGGAGGGAGAGGTCCAGGACGATTGCTTTGGGCACCAGACCCCCAGCCTCCCAGCCTTACAACCAGACCTGGCACTACTCCAGTCAGTCTTAGGGCAGCAGGAGTCCCAACGAACGGCTTCTACGCTACTTGTGCCTGCCTCCTATGCAGGAGAAGTCCTGGCTTTGATCTATCTCGAACGGGACCATGGCCCCTGGACCCCTGAGGAACAAGATCTGGTCGAGGCTGTGGCGTTACCCTTGGCTGCCGCTCTGAAACGGCTGCGCCAAGACGAACAGGAAGCGAGAAAACGCCGAGGGATGGAGCGGCAGTTGCGGGCCATGGTCGAAGAAAATTCTGCCCCTATCTTGATCTATGACCGCGACGGGGTGATTCAACTCTGGAATGCCGCCGCTGAAAGCCTCTACGGCTGGACAGCGCAAGAAGCCATCGGGCGAACCATCTATGACGTAATCAACAGCCCCGAAGACCGGGAGCGGCAACGCCAGACGATCCAGCAGGTTTTCGCAGGACAGGTGAGCTACCTTCAAGAGTGGCATGACCTGGACCGCTACGGCAGACCACGCTATGTCCTCGCCACCGATTTTCCCTTCGAGGATGGGGACGGTCATATCGTCGCGGGGGTGTGCACCAATATCGATATCACGGACCGAGTCCGTGATGAAATGCGCCGCAAGCAGGCAGAGGAGACCCTGAGGCGATCAGAACAAAAACTCTCCCTGCACATCCAGCAGACGCCGCTAGCTGCTATCGAGTGGGACCTCGATTTCCGGGTGACCGAGTGGAACCCTGGGGCTGAGCGCATTTTTGGCTACAGCCGCAGCGAAATCCTCGGCTGTTCAGCCTGTGACACTCTCGTGCCCGAAAGTGCTAAAGCACACGTCCTCTACGTCCTCTCCGAGCTACTTGCCAACCAAGGTGGCAAGCGCAGTACGAATAAGAACCTCACCCAAGATGGTCGGATCATCACCTGCGAGTGGTACAACACCCCGCTCATCGATCCTGCCGGTAGGGTCATCGGGGTAGCCTCGCTGGTACAGGACATTACTGACCGGGTGGAATTCGAGCGCGAGCGCGTGCACTTGCTCCGGCAACTAGAGCAGGAACGGGGGTTGTTGGAGGCAGTACTCCAGCAGATGCCCGCCGGGGTGATCATTGCTGCAGCCCCCTCAGGCCGCATTATCCTTAGCAATAAGCAGGTGGAGCAAATGCTGCTGCGTCCTGTTCCTTTTCTCTTTGGTTTTGAAGAATATCCTCAGGGACTCCCCAGCGACGAGCCCCAACACCCCAAAGCGTGGCTCTTGGTGCGTGCCTTAGTCAAAGGCGAAGTCGTCACAGGAGAAGAGCTCAGCTATGAGCGTCCCGATGGCGCTACGGGTGTTTTGCACGTCAGTGCCGCTCCGGTGCGCGATCGCGATGGGCAGATCATCGCAGGCGTCGTCACGTTCCACGATATCACCGCCGCCAAGCGCCTCGAAGAAGAGCGCAAGCAAGCCGATGACCTGCGCTGTGAAGCTTTGGCGCAGCGTCTAGCCCTGGAGCGGGTTGAAATTCAGATGCACGAACTCCAGAAACTCAACCAACTCAAGGACGACTTCTTGAGTACGGTCTCCCACGAATTGCGTACCCCTATGACCAATATGAAAGTGGCAATCCAACTCCTCAAGCTGGCTGCCGATACGCAGGGGTCAGTGTACCTCAATATTCTCGAAGCGGAGTGCAACCGCGAAACCGAACTGATCAATGACTTATTGGACCTACAACGCCTCGAAGCAGGAACCAAACCGCTCACGCCAGAATCCATCATCCTGACCGAATGGCTGCCGGGACTGCTGAAGCCCTTCTATAACCGGGTCCGAGAACACCAACAGAGTCTGCACCTCGATATCGGCTCGGGGCTGGAGCCCTTGATTTCCGACCGCAATAGCCTGGAGCGCATCCTTGTGGAACTGGTGAACAACGCCTGCAAGTATACGCCCCCCGCCGGTCACATTCAGGTGTGGGTCGCGGCTGGTACCGGAGCATCCCTGAAATTCAGTATCTCCAACACCGGCACTGGGATAGCCCCTGAGGAGTTACCCCGGATCTTCGAGAAGTTTTATCGTATTCCTGAGCGCGATCCCTGGCGGCAGGGCGGTACAGGTTTGGGACTGGCTCTGGTGCACCGTTTGGTCGAACAGATGCAGGGTACGATCCTCGTCCGCAGTGAAGAAGGTTGTACGGTCTTCACCGTGACAGTTCCTCGGATACTAGCGACTGTGCCCACCCGGAAATCTCACGCCTAG
- a CDS encoding energy-coupling factor transporter transmembrane component T family protein, with the protein MQRSEGQNRPLTAWILRVNPLIKILLTLVVLMLAFVLKTLGGLGVLVGALLVLLVVAVPVPFWSLLGGVVLLVGFTGVSAYFSGSVPYALITGLRVLGILLPAPLLAGTTPPADLVRALQALRLPAVLVLGVVLIWRFLPLIQQEAQRIIEANQLRGIDLKRQPQQWFSGVFTPLIFRMLSYADEVTVGLETRGYDPERPRSAAQPLSLQPLDMFFGLTWALILGSVGWWEWQR; encoded by the coding sequence ATGCAGAGGTCTGAAGGACAAAACCGCCCTTTAACTGCGTGGATCTTGAGGGTAAATCCCCTCATCAAGATCTTGCTTACTCTGGTTGTCCTGATGCTAGCTTTCGTCCTAAAAACCCTGGGTGGGCTGGGAGTACTGGTGGGCGCGCTACTGGTACTCTTGGTGGTAGCCGTGCCGGTGCCCTTCTGGTCGCTTTTGGGAGGCGTGGTTTTGCTGGTGGGCTTCACTGGAGTCAGTGCCTACTTCAGCGGCAGCGTCCCCTACGCCTTGATTACCGGGCTACGCGTGCTAGGAATTCTGCTGCCTGCGCCGCTGTTGGCGGGGACCACCCCGCCTGCGGATCTCGTCCGGGCGCTTCAGGCGCTGCGCTTACCTGCGGTGCTTGTCCTCGGGGTGGTACTCATCTGGCGCTTTTTGCCCTTGATTCAGCAAGAGGCGCAACGGATCATTGAGGCCAACCAACTGCGCGGTATTGACCTGAAGCGGCAACCGCAGCAGTGGTTTAGCGGAGTGTTTACGCCCTTAATTTTTCGGATGCTCAGCTACGCAGACGAGGTGACCGTCGGGCTGGAGACTAGAGGCTATGACCCTGAACGCCCGCGCAGTGCTGCGCAGCCCCTGTCGTTGCAGCCGCTAGATATGTTCTTTGGCCTCACTTGGGCGCTGATTTTAGGCTCGGTCGGATGGTGGGAATGGCAGCGCTGA
- a CDS encoding M23 family metallopeptidase yields MRKPYTILVVRTGKEALAFSVWPQVVPLLLLLGALTAGVVFYPQAQRQEHERARTRSLEEQALQLQEHLTSLEAQVQSLRQRAGVAHPKALAKPQASGSSVPSDSAQRLQSAQVRLVALATDFTQQVRPELEKVLAEEAARPWGLPLRKMNRLSSHFGGRRNPLGAGYEEHNGLDLSSALGTPVYATAPGLVVEAGWAAGYGNRVVVNHGYGFYTLYGHLSKIYVQTGRSIARDHLLGAVGSTGRSTGSHLHYTIFHHGQAVNPMAYMPPLPLAE; encoded by the coding sequence TTGCGAAAACCTTACACCATCCTCGTAGTCCGCACGGGCAAAGAGGCTCTGGCCTTTTCGGTCTGGCCCCAGGTGGTACCCCTTTTGTTATTGTTGGGTGCGCTGACAGCGGGCGTGGTTTTCTATCCTCAGGCCCAACGGCAGGAGCATGAACGTGCCCGGACTCGCAGTCTGGAGGAACAAGCGCTCCAGCTTCAAGAACACCTCACCTCCTTGGAAGCCCAAGTCCAGAGCCTGCGTCAGCGTGCTGGGGTCGCCCATCCCAAAGCCCTTGCCAAGCCACAAGCTAGTGGGTCGTCCGTCCCCTCAGATTCTGCCCAAAGGCTTCAGTCTGCTCAAGTCCGCCTCGTCGCCCTCGCCACCGACTTTACGCAGCAAGTCCGCCCTGAGTTGGAGAAAGTTCTGGCAGAAGAAGCAGCCCGTCCGTGGGGGCTGCCCTTGCGCAAAATGAACCGGCTCTCCTCCCATTTTGGAGGCCGCCGCAATCCTCTCGGCGCGGGGTATGAGGAGCACAATGGCCTGGACCTGTCCAGTGCTCTGGGTACTCCTGTCTATGCTACGGCTCCAGGGCTGGTTGTTGAGGCGGGTTGGGCCGCAGGCTACGGCAACCGGGTTGTCGTGAACCATGGCTATGGGTTTTATACCCTGTATGGTCACCTATCCAAGATTTACGTTCAGACCGGACGCAGCATCGCGCGCGACCACCTGCTCGGAGCTGTCGGAAGTACCGGACGTTCCACCGGCAGCCATCTGCACTACACCATTTTTCACCACGGTCAGGCGGTGAATCCCATGGCCTACATGCCCCCCCTACCCTTGGCGGAGTGA
- a CDS encoding bactofilin family protein, with product MFLRKQTENLTYLGGASVVQGDLKTPGNLRVDGVVLGTVEAGGDLEVAASGRIEGAQVKARNALIHGTVKSKVIIKGKLTLTRAARLEGDAMFSSLDVAEGAFFTGCVVTQDTKALPTLQEPPQLAPPEETKPESP from the coding sequence ATGTTTCTGCGCAAACAGACCGAGAATCTCACCTATCTGGGCGGCGCTAGTGTCGTCCAAGGAGACCTCAAAACACCCGGAAACCTGCGCGTCGACGGAGTTGTCCTGGGGACTGTCGAAGCGGGCGGGGACCTGGAAGTAGCCGCTTCAGGGCGCATTGAAGGGGCTCAGGTGAAAGCACGTAATGCCCTCATCCATGGCACTGTCAAGTCCAAAGTCATCATCAAGGGGAAACTGACCCTGACGCGCGCTGCGCGCCTGGAAGGAGATGCCATGTTCAGTTCGCTGGATGTGGCTGAAGGAGCATTTTTTACCGGGTGTGTCGTCACTCAGGACACTAAGGCCCTACCCACCCTCCAAGAGCCGCCCCAATTGGCCCCGCCGGAAGAAACCAAGCCAGAATCACCCTAA
- the rplJ gene encoding 50S ribosomal protein L10: MPKRTATKKQGRAAKEVTVADIQKTLERTNMLLVIDYRGLTVAEITNLRNKLRPLDASCLVAKNTLMRRAVAGTAWEPSVSLLKGPSAVLFGCGNMKEMLSAYEAFQKESKKTELRGGAVEGAALTLEQIKAVVELPSKEQLFARAAGAIQAIPTKVALGIKQVPTKVALAVNESHTQAFRAIGALKSKLEKDSQPTDEAA; encoded by the coding sequence GTGCCAAAACGAACTGCTACCAAGAAGCAAGGCCGTGCCGCTAAGGAGGTCACGGTAGCAGACATTCAAAAGACCTTAGAGCGTACCAATATGCTCCTGGTCATCGATTACCGGGGTCTTACCGTAGCTGAGATCACCAACCTACGCAACAAGTTGCGCCCCCTCGATGCCTCTTGCTTGGTGGCTAAAAATACCCTCATGCGTCGGGCTGTAGCTGGGACGGCTTGGGAACCGAGCGTGTCCCTGCTGAAGGGGCCATCTGCGGTCCTCTTTGGCTGCGGCAACATGAAGGAGATGCTGAGCGCCTACGAAGCATTTCAGAAAGAGTCCAAAAAGACCGAACTCCGCGGCGGTGCTGTCGAAGGGGCAGCCCTCACCCTGGAGCAGATCAAGGCGGTTGTGGAATTGCCCTCCAAGGAACAACTCTTTGCCCGCGCGGCAGGAGCGATCCAGGCTATCCCGACCAAAGTCGCCCTTGGGATCAAGCAGGTCCCGACCAAGGTGGCTCTTGCCGTCAACGAAAGTCACACTCAGGCTTTCCGGGCCATCGGTGCCCTCAAGTCCAAGCTGGAAAAAGACAGCCAGCCCACCGACGAAGCCGCATAA